From the genome of Neodiprion pinetum isolate iyNeoPine1 chromosome 3, iyNeoPine1.2, whole genome shotgun sequence, one region includes:
- the LOC124215291 gene encoding dystrobrevin beta isoform X4, with amino-acid sequence MAEDGAGGSNQGIGGSSGEASRLQLLQEMRQQNFDSIRFASYRTACKLRFIQKKVHFHNVDIWNVIEAFRENGLNTLEPTSTLGVSRLETLLSSLFHALNKRVPVAQQAKVDATTALLMNWLLAAYTSGENNKISVFSVKVALATLCAGKNMDKFRYIYSQISDSNGHMIHWRFADYLKEVLALTAAVYETPSFGYSEGLANSIFPPNSKVTVNDFLDTLMSDPAPHCLIWLPLYHRMAAVEGVVHPIPCDACHKENFTGFRYRCQKCHSYQLCQDCFWRGRVSGPHNNDHETREYSSFKSPSKQIGHSLRKSFRCVPEKGKNNLPRFPEQPEKTLDLSHIVPPSPLPSHNGFPESGFMAPFDSGSMDSRSTLRSMDSSRLEDEHKLIARYAMRLAQEARAVVVGRAPSDANLTSSDISRAQRELISHLEAKNKEIMREIARRQQEINAAGLENPALMSELRSLRQRKDELETHLVTLQDSRRQLMVQLEGLMKLLKNHQASPRSTPNSSPRSTKSPPLPPGGVPSSRSAPPTPGGPLTSIPQQQQQNQQPMSQSYQSSAPPTSSANMTNNAMLGSMQNPIPDSLSCVGGDVRSAFGTNSLPGSGSSSANNSLGRSLRNDLLVAADSVTNAMSTLVRELNSDSDQEDHTPAPARHNIRKPLDFEAGEDGDDSSGGGNSWREELQRRYEQENDFLAELRARNTNASQTPSATPSSEQEQERGEREEAEGEKQDESESNWEEAVKRWVNR; translated from the exons ATGGCGGAAGATGGTGCAGGAGGTTCCAATCAAGGGATAGGCGGTAGCAGTGGGGAAGCAAGTCGACTGCAGCTGTTGCAAGAAATGCGACAACAGAATTTTGACAGTATCCGATTCGCATCATACCGAACTGCTTGTAAATTGAGATTCATTCAAAAAAAAGTCCATT TTCACAATGTTGACATATGGAACGTGATCGAAGCATTCAGAGAAAATGGCTTGAACACATTAGAGCCGACGAGTACACTGGGAGTATCAAGGCTGGAAACCTTGCTTTCGTCTCTCTTTCACGCACTCAACAAAAGAGTACCCGTAGCTCAGCAAGCAAAAGTAGACGCTACCACAGCTCTTCTTATGAACTGGCTTTTGGCAGCATATACCAGTGG ggaaaacaataaaatatctgTTTTCTCAGTAAAAGTTGCTTTGGCTACGCTATGTGCTGGTAAAAATATGGACAAATTTCGAT ATATTTATTCTCAGATATCAGATAGTAATGGGCACATGATCCATTGGAGGTTTGCTGATTATTTGAAAGAAGTTCTTGCGTTAACTGCTGCCGTTTACGAAACACCTTCATTTGGGTATTCCGAAGGATTAGcaaattcaatatttccaCCA AATTCCAAAGTCACTGTCAATGACTTTTTGGATACACTCATGTCAGATCCTGCACCGCATTGTTTAATTTGGCTACCTTTGTATCATAGAATGGCTGCTGTTGAAGGTG TTGTTCATCCAATACCATGTGATGCTTGTCACAAAGAGAATTTCACCGGATTTCGCTACCGCTGTCAAAAGTGTCATTCGTACCAACTGTGTCAGGATTGTTTCTGGCGAGGAAGGGTTTCCGGACCACATAATAATGATCATGAAACCAGAGAGTACAGTAGTTTC AAATCTCCGAGTAAACAAATTGGACATTCTCTGCGCAAGAGCTTCAGATGTGTACCAGAGAAAGGAAAGAATAATTTACCAAGGTTTCCAGAACAACCGGAGAAAACTCTAGATCTTTCACATATTGT TCCACCATCCCCTTTACCCTCACATAATGGATTTCCGGAGTCTGGGTTTATGGCTCCATTCGATTCTGGCTCAATGGATAGCAGATCAACGTTGAGGAg TATGGATAGTTCGAGACTGGAGGATGAGCACAAACTCATAGCTAGATATGCCATGAGACTAGCCCAAGAAGCACGCGCTGTCGTAGTG GGAAGGGCACCATCAGATGCAAATCTTACATCTTCGGACATATCAAGAGCGCAACGGGAGTTAATATCACATTTAGAAGCAAAGAACAAGGAGATTATGCGCGAGATTGCAAG GAGGCAACAAGAAATTAACGCTGCCGGATTGGAAAATCCAGCATTGATGTCTGAGTTGAGATCACTAAGGCAAAGAAAAGACGAACTGGAAACTCATCTTGTTACGTTACAAGATTCTCGAAGGCAGCTTATGGTGCAGCTTGAAGGGTTAATGAAATTGCTGAAG AACCATCAGGCATCGCCAAGATCGACTCCGAATAGTTCACCAAGAAGTACAAAATCCCCGCCCCTGCCTCCGGGAGGCGTTCCTAGCAGTAGATCCGCTCCACCGACACCCGGAGGCCCGTTAACATCAATAccacaacagcaacaacaaaaTCAACAACCAATGTCTCAAAGTTATCAGAGCTCAGCGCCACCTACATCATCGGCAAATATGACAAACAATGCGATGCTTGGATCAATGCAGAATCCAATTCCTGATAGCCTCTCCTGCGTCGGTGGCGACGTAAG GTCGGCGTTTGGGACAAACAGTTTACCTGGAAGTGGTTCGAGTAGCGCTAACAACAGCTTGGGACGTTCGTTGCGCAATGATTTGCTAGTTGCTGCAGACAGCGTTACCAATGCGATGTCAACACTGGTCAGGGAATTGAATTCAG ACTCAGACCAGGAAGATCATACTCCAGCCCCAGCACGTCACAACATCAGAAAACCTTTAG ACTTCGAGGCCGGTGAGGACGGAGATGACAGTAGTGGCGGAGGTAACTCTTGGCGTGAAGAATTACAACGTCGTTACGAACAAGAAAACGATTTTTTGGCTGAGCTACGTGCCCGTAATACAAATGCATCTCAAACTCCATCAGCAACACCATCTAGTGAACAAGAGCAAGAAAGGGGTGAAAGGGAAGAAGCAGAAGGAGAAAAACAAGATGAAAGCGAATCAAACTGGGAAGAAGCAGTAAAGAGATGGGTTAATCGATAA